The Miscanthus floridulus cultivar M001 chromosome 7, ASM1932011v1, whole genome shotgun sequence genome includes a region encoding these proteins:
- the LOC136467078 gene encoding protein BONZAI 1-like, which yields MGNCCSDEVSHAGAHHVGAAAAKAASAASAAADRFLRSRGAGASTQIELSLSASNLGDQEYFPKSNPMVVVYSKRRDGALEEIGRSEVILNSLNPFWTTKISVQYQFEVLQPLVFQVFDIQQQFHDVSEKMLKLEEQEFLGEATCLLSEVITKRDRLLTLKLGVSDHNLLNPNKFGELTVQAEESSGSKAIMEMIFRCSDLEIKDLLTKSDTFLLISGISDSGMPVPICKTEVRKNDLNPRWRPVILNLQQIGSKENPLIIECFNFSSNGKHDLVGKIVKSVAEMENMCHKKNGENFFVPASNAHECHSKEVLKSQLYVEKYVESNRHTFLDYISVGCQLNFMVGVDFTASNGNPRLPDSLHYIDPSGRPNVYQKVILEVGDVLQYYDPAKRFPAWGFGARPIDGPCSHCFNLNGSAYQPEVDGIQGIMSAYISALRNVSLAGPTLFGQLISTAMAIASQSLADNQQKYFILLIVTDGVVTDFQETIDAIIKASDFPISIVVVGVGGADFKEMEFLDPNKGEKLESSTGRVASRDMMQFAPMKDMHGTGVSTLQSLLAEIPGQFMTYMRTRETQTIS from the exons ATGGGGAACTGCTGCTCCGACGAGGTGAGCCACGCCGGCGCTCACCacgtcggcgccgccgccgccaaagcCGCCTCCGCAGCCTCCGCCGCGGCCGACCGCTTCCTCCGCTCCCGTGGCGCCGGCGCGTCCACGCAGATAGAG TTATCTCTCTCAGCATCAAATTTGGGTGATCAAGAATATTTTCCCAAG AGTAATCCCATGGTGGTTGTGTATTCCAAAAGGAGAGATGGGGCACTTGAAGAAATTGGGCGTAGTGAAGTAATTTTAAATTCATTGAACCCATTTTGGACGACCAAAATCAGTGTGCAGTACCAGTTTGAGGTTCTTCAGCCATTGGT GTTTCAGGTCTTTGACATCCAGCAGCAGTTCCATGATGTCAGTGAAAAG ATGCTTAAACTGGAGGAGCAAGAGTTTCTTGGAGAGGCTACCTGTCTTTTGTCAGAG GTTATCACCAAACGGGACAGACTGCTGACTCTGAAGCTTGGTGTCTCTGATCATAACTTGCTGAATCCTAATAAATTTGGTGAGCTAACTGTTCAGGCTGAGGAAAGTTCAGGTTCAAAAGCAATAATGGAGATGATATTCCGCTGTTCGGATCTTGAAATCAAGGATCTTCTAACAAAGAGT GATACTTTCTTGCTAATATCTGGAATATCAGATAGTGGAATGCCTGTTCCAATTTGCAAGACAGAAGTAAGAAAGAATGATCTCAATCCTAGGTGGAGGCCAGTGATTCTGAATCTGCAACAGATCGGAAGTAAG GAGAACCCTCTAATTATAGAGTGCTTTAACTTCAGTAGCAATGGCAAACATGACCTAGTCGG CAAGATAGTCAAGTCAGTCGCAGAAATGGAAAATATGTGCCATAAGAAGAATGGTGAAAATTTCTTTGTTCCTGCCAGCAATGCACATGAATGTCACAGTAAGGAG GTATTGAAGAGTCAGCTATATGTAGAGAAATATGTTGAGAGCAACAGGCATACTTTCCTAGATTATATTTCTGTTGGGTGCCAGCTGAATTTTATGGTAGGCGTAGATTTCACAG CTTCAAATGGAAATCCACGGCTTCCAGATTCTTTGCATTATATTGACCCCTCAGGTCGGCCAAATGTATATCAGAAG GTAATACTGGAAGTTGGTGATGTTCTACAATATTATGACCCAGCGAAGCGTTTCCCCGCTTGGGGCTTTGGAGCAAGACCTATCGACGGTCCTTGTTCTCATTGTTTCAACTTGAATGGCAGCGCTTATCAACCTGAG GTTGATGGAATACAAGGAATTATGTCAGCTTATATCAGTGCTCTTCGTAATGTATCATTGGCTGGTCCTACCCTCTTTGGTCAGTTGATAAGCACCGCCATGGCGATAGCTAGCCAATCTCTTGCTGACAATCAACAGAAATACTTCATTTTGTTAATAGTCACT GATGGCGTGGTGACTGATTTTCAAGAGACTATTGATGCCATCATAAAGGCATCAGATTTTCCTATATCCATCGTTGTTGTTGGAGTTGGAGGGGCTGATTTCAAGGAAATGGAG TTTCTAGATCCAAATAAAGGAGAGAAACTGGAAAGCTCAACCGGGAGGGTTGCATCAAGGGATATGATGCAGTTTGCCCCCATGAAGGATATGCACG GCACTGGGGTATCTACACTTCAGTCACTTCTTGCTGAGATACCAGGGCAATTCATGACATATATGAGGACAAGAGAAACTCAGACAATTAGTTAG